The DNA segment CAAAAAAGATAGGAATAGCGCCATGGGAACAGCCACTCTGGGTGTAATTGTTGGGAATCGTGGTTTCTTCCCGGATCATTTATGCAAGACAGGCCGCGAAACCATCCTGAAGCTGCTGAAGGATGCGGATATCAATGCGGTGGCACTCTCGCTCGAGGATACGAATAATGGGAGTGTAGAATCCCTCGAAGATGCCCACAAATGCGCCGAATTATTTGAGGGACATCGGGAACAGATCGACGGCGTACTGGTGACCCTGCCCAACTTTGGTGATGAACGGGCCATCGCCAATACTCTACGCTGGGCCAGTCTTGATGTGCCGGTACTTCTGCATGCCTTCCCCGATGATATCGGCAAGATGAGCATTTCCGACCGCCGGGATTCCTTTTGTGGCAAAATATCCGCAGCCAACAATCTCGATCAGTATGGAATCAAATATAGCTTGACGACCCGGCATACGGTTGATCCCGAAAGCGCCGGTTTCCGCGAAGATCTAGGCCGTTTCGTACAGGTATGTCGGATCGTCAAGGGGCTGAAGAACGCCCGCATCGGCATCATCGGTGCCCGCCCGGCAGCCTTCAATACGGTCCGGTTTAGCGAAAAACTGTTCGAACGTGCAGGAATCAGTGTCGAAACAATAGACCTGTCGGAAGTCTTTGGAGCTGCTGAACGACTGCAAAGTAATAATCCCGTCGTGAAGTTGAATGTGGAAGCAATTCAGGCTTATGTCTCTACCAAGGGGGTGCCTCTACCTGCGATCGAGAAAATGGCCAAGCTGGGGATTGTTGTCGATGATTGGATGCATGAAAAGGAATTAGTCGCCAGTGCGATTCAATGCTGGACTTCCATGGAGGAATATTACGGTATTGTGCCCTGTGGGCTTATGAGCATGATGAGTGAAGGCCTGATGCCCAGCGCTTGTGAAACGGATATCGGCGGGGTTATCGGCATGTATGCCCTGGTACTAGCTTCCGGCAAACCCAGCGCGATAGTGGATTGGAACAACAATTATGGTGAGGACCCCGACAAATGTGTCATTTTCCACTGTTCGAACCTGCCGAAAAGCGTATTCCTGGATGAAGCTACCCTGTCAAGCTGCCGCCACTGTTCCGCCAAAGATCTTCCCGTCATGGATTACCAGGAAATAATTGCCGGAGACGTAGGCAAAGAAAATACCTTCGGTACGATCGTCGGCAGGATAAAACCGGGTCCCTTCACTTTTTGCCGGGTGTCGACGAATGATTTTGCCGGGAAGATAGCTGCCTACGTGGGACAGGGGCAACTGACCGACGATCCTTTGGACACTTTCGGTGGTTTCGGCGTGGCGCATATTCCCAATCTGCAGTCACTACTGAGGCATATTTGCAGCGGTGGCTTTGAACATCACGTCGCGATTAATCTCTCCCAATCAGCCGATTCAATTGCTGAAGCCTTTCGGAATTATCTTGGATGGGATGTCTATTACCATGAGTAACAGGCAGGCGGGCAGCAACGCCATGCGACCGACATCAAAAAACGCGGTGCGGTCTGTCGCTAACGAGAGCGCGCCTCCGATGGCACTAAGTAAGTAGGTCTTATGATGAGAGTGCTCCGATTGCACGGCAAAGGAGACTTGCGCCTGCATACCGAGCCTGATCCAGTAGCGGGCCCGGATGAAGCCGTGGTCCTTATTCATACTGTCGGTATCTGCGGCTCGGATCTGCATTGGGTTGAGCATGGCGGCGTTGGTGAAACCCAACTTGAGAAACCGATGGTTCTGGGGCATGAGTTCTCAGGAGTCGTTAATGACAGGGAAGGGCAGCCGGTTCTGGTTGCCGTGGATCCGGCTATACCTTGCGGTCAATGCCGATCCTGTCAGGAAGGCCACCCGAATCTCTGCTGGCAGATACGGTTCGCCGGGTATGGCGTGGAGGATGGGGCGTTTCGAGAGCAAATGGCCTGGCCGAAAAGGTGCCTCCATCCCCTGCCTGAGAAACTTACTGCGACTGATGGCGCGTTACTGGAGCCATTGGGGGTGGCTCTGCATGCGGTGGATCTCGGGTCCCTCAAAATGGGCATGAAAGTGGGTGTTTTCGGTTGTGGACCCATTGGCTTACTGATCGTACGCATCGCGCGGCTCATGGGTGCTTCTCAGGTCATCAGCACGGATATATTGCCCCATAGGTTGGAAGTAGCCCGTGAACTGGGTGCAACTACGGTGCTTGCATCCCCGGATGGCGCCGAGCGAGCGGAAGTTTGGGCCACCAGCGCCGGTGAAGGCGTGGACGTGGCTTTTGAAGTCGCCGGTGAGAATGCCGCCGTCGAGACCGCGGTCGCCAGTACCCGTGCCGGCGGCTCGGTAGTGCTGGTCGGCATACCGG comes from the Candidatus Neomarinimicrobiota bacterium genome and includes:
- a CDS encoding L-fucose/L-arabinose isomerase family protein, whose product is MGTATLGVIVGNRGFFPDHLCKTGRETILKLLKDADINAVALSLEDTNNGSVESLEDAHKCAELFEGHREQIDGVLVTLPNFGDERAIANTLRWASLDVPVLLHAFPDDIGKMSISDRRDSFCGKISAANNLDQYGIKYSLTTRHTVDPESAGFREDLGRFVQVCRIVKGLKNARIGIIGARPAAFNTVRFSEKLFERAGISVETIDLSEVFGAAERLQSNNPVVKLNVEAIQAYVSTKGVPLPAIEKMAKLGIVVDDWMHEKELVASAIQCWTSMEEYYGIVPCGLMSMMSEGLMPSACETDIGGVIGMYALVLASGKPSAIVDWNNNYGEDPDKCVIFHCSNLPKSVFLDEATLSSCRHCSAKDLPVMDYQEIIAGDVGKENTFGTIVGRIKPGPFTFCRVSTNDFAGKIAAYVGQGQLTDDPLDTFGGFGVAHIPNLQSLLRHICSGGFEHHVAINLSQSADSIAEAFRNYLGWDVYYHE
- a CDS encoding zinc-binding dehydrogenase; this translates as MMRVLRLHGKGDLRLHTEPDPVAGPDEAVVLIHTVGICGSDLHWVEHGGVGETQLEKPMVLGHEFSGVVNDREGQPVLVAVDPAIPCGQCRSCQEGHPNLCWQIRFAGYGVEDGAFREQMAWPKRCLHPLPEKLTATDGALLEPLGVALHAVDLGSLKMGMKVGVFGCGPIGLLIVRIARLMGASQVISTDILPHRLEVARELGATTVLASPDGAERAEVWATSAGEGVDVAFEVAGENAAVETAVASTRAGGSVVLVGIPGSDITSFQASTARRKGLTIKLSRRMKHAYPRAIGLVEQGLVDVRSLVTHRFQLEDYAKAFAVARRREGLKVVIELAPPI